The following are encoded in a window of Pseudomonas sp. St316 genomic DNA:
- a CDS encoding gamma-glutamyl-gamma-aminobutyrate hydrolase family protein: MSRLPLIGVTTCSRQIGLHAYHISGDKYSRAVATAAKGLPVLLPSLADLFPPSDILDALDGILFTGSPSNVEPFHYQGPASAPGTAHDPARDATTLPLIRAAVEAGIPVLGICRGFQEMNVAFGGSLHQSVHEVGTFIDHREDDTQAVDVQYGPAHAVNIQPGGVLAGLGLPRQIAVNSIHSQGIERLAPGLRAEAMAPDGLIEAVSVPKGKAFALGVQWHPEWEVSSHPHYLAIFQAFGDACRARATQRDADASNNA; this comes from the coding sequence ATGTCTCGCCTGCCGTTAATCGGCGTCACCACCTGCTCCAGGCAGATTGGTCTGCATGCTTATCACATCAGTGGCGATAAATATTCCCGGGCTGTCGCGACAGCCGCCAAGGGCTTGCCAGTGCTGCTCCCGTCCCTGGCGGATCTGTTCCCGCCGTCCGATATTCTGGACGCCCTGGACGGCATTCTTTTTACCGGCTCTCCTTCCAATGTAGAACCTTTTCATTACCAGGGCCCGGCCAGTGCGCCAGGCACTGCTCATGATCCTGCACGGGACGCCACCACCTTGCCGCTGATCCGCGCCGCTGTCGAGGCGGGCATCCCGGTGCTGGGCATTTGCCGAGGTTTCCAGGAGATGAACGTAGCCTTTGGCGGCAGCCTGCATCAGAGCGTTCATGAAGTCGGAACGTTCATCGATCATCGTGAAGACGATACTCAAGCGGTGGATGTTCAATACGGCCCTGCCCACGCCGTGAATATCCAGCCTGGTGGTGTACTGGCAGGCCTGGGGCTGCCTCGACAGATAGCGGTCAATTCGATCCACAGCCAGGGTATCGAGCGCCTGGCGCCTGGGTTGCGGGCCGAAGCGATGGCGCCCGATGGCCTGATCGAGGCTGTTTCGGTGCCAAAAGGCAAGGCTTTTGCTTTAGGTGTGCAATGGCACCCCGAATGGGAGGTAAGCTCTCACCCGCACTACCTTGCGATTTTCCAGGCATTTGGCGATGCCTGCCGAGCAAGGGCAACACAACGCGACGCCGATGCGTCAAACAACGCCTGA
- a CDS encoding glutamine synthetase family protein, with translation MSNNLDQLTDWLKDHKITEVECMIGDLTGITRGKISPTNKFIAEKGMRLPESVLLQTVTGDYVEDDIYYELLDPADIDMICRPDENAVFLVPWAIEPTAQVIHDAYDKQGNPIELSPRNVLKKVLKLYADKGWQPIVAPEMEFYLTKRSDDPDFPLQPPVGRSGRPETGRQSFSIEAANEFDPLFEDVYDWCELQELDLDTLIHEDGTAQMEINFRHGDALSLADQILVFKRTMREAALKHDVAATFMAKPMTGEPGSAMHLHQSIIDKETGKNVFSNEDGTMSDLFLHHIGGLQKFIPELLPLFAPNVNSFRRFLPDTSAPVNVEWGEENRTVGLRVPDAGPQNRRVENRLPGADANPYLAIAASLLCGFIGMVEGINPSAPVVGRGYERRNLRLPLTIEDALERMENSTTIEKYLGKKFITGYVAVKRAEHENFKRVISSWEREFLLFAV, from the coding sequence ATGAGTAACAACCTCGACCAGCTCACCGATTGGTTGAAAGACCACAAGATCACAGAAGTCGAATGCATGATTGGCGACCTCACCGGTATCACCCGGGGCAAGATCTCGCCGACCAACAAGTTCATCGCCGAGAAAGGCATGCGCCTGCCCGAGAGCGTTCTGCTCCAGACCGTTACCGGCGACTATGTCGAAGACGACATCTATTACGAACTGCTCGACCCCGCCGACATCGACATGATCTGCCGCCCGGACGAGAACGCAGTATTCCTTGTGCCCTGGGCCATCGAGCCCACTGCCCAGGTCATTCACGACGCCTACGACAAGCAGGGCAACCCCATCGAGCTGTCGCCGCGCAACGTGCTCAAGAAAGTACTCAAGCTCTACGCCGACAAGGGTTGGCAGCCGATCGTCGCGCCGGAAATGGAGTTCTACCTGACCAAGCGCAGCGACGACCCGGACTTTCCGCTGCAACCGCCCGTTGGCCGCTCCGGCCGCCCGGAAACCGGCCGGCAGTCCTTTTCGATCGAAGCGGCCAATGAATTCGACCCGCTGTTCGAAGACGTCTACGACTGGTGCGAACTGCAGGAACTGGACCTCGATACCCTGATCCACGAGGACGGCACGGCGCAGATGGAAATCAATTTCCGTCATGGCGATGCCCTGTCCCTGGCCGACCAGATCCTGGTGTTCAAGCGCACCATGCGCGAAGCGGCACTCAAGCACGACGTGGCGGCCACCTTCATGGCCAAGCCCATGACCGGCGAGCCGGGCAGTGCGATGCACCTGCACCAGAGCATCATCGACAAGGAAACCGGCAAGAACGTCTTCTCCAATGAAGACGGGACCATGAGCGATCTGTTCCTGCACCACATCGGCGGCCTGCAGAAATTCATCCCCGAGCTGTTGCCGCTGTTTGCCCCCAACGTCAACTCGTTCCGCCGCTTCCTGCCGGACACCTCGGCGCCGGTGAACGTGGAATGGGGCGAGGAGAACCGCACCGTCGGCCTGCGCGTGCCGGATGCCGGGCCACAGAACCGCCGGGTGGAAAACCGCTTGCCGGGCGCCGATGCCAACCCGTACCTGGCGATTGCCGCCAGCCTGCTGTGTGGCTTCATCGGCATGGTCGAAGGCATCAACCCGAGCGCGCCGGTGGTGGGCCGAGGCTACGAACGCCGCAACCTGCGTTTGCCGCTGACCATCGAAGACGCCCTGGAGCGCATGGAAAACAGCACCACCATCGAGAAATACCTGGGCAAGAAATTCATCACAGGCTACGTCGCGGTCAAGCGGGCCGAGCATGAAAACTTCAAGCGCGTCATCAGTTCGTGGGAGCGGGAATTCCTGCTCTTCGCCGTCTGA